Proteins co-encoded in one Metabacillus sp. KUDC1714 genomic window:
- a CDS encoding serine O-acetyltransferase: MNNLKENISLQIENFFHLKVNLGFSNKEYMYAYYLIKGKEVIEKTSYIRRNNCKFNLLEKGRYRVKVYIKDSTNNIISETSEEILFNGFNEGTIFNDKKSISIVGINKKTAAIKKILESNYNIDSFVDLSGTYIGETFFNLPIKSIDDLLDNEDILLVSLNNDNSNINFPIETVHMEVGVNDILTRTMNKISALNLYRIAKACYHDGLQTAANFIKEYIFVKYNSFIPYTADIGEGTKLGYGGIGVVIHSNAKIGKNCVISQNVTIGSRGLDPEIGDNVYISPGSKCIGGKIGNNVIIGANAVITKEIPDNCVVAGVPAKIISNDITKYQKYFRKK; encoded by the coding sequence ATGAATAACTTAAAAGAGAATATTTCACTTCAAATTGAAAATTTTTTTCATTTGAAGGTTAACCTTGGTTTTAGCAATAAAGAATACATGTACGCATATTATTTAATTAAAGGCAAAGAAGTAATTGAGAAGACATCATATATAAGGAGAAATAATTGTAAGTTTAACTTATTAGAAAAAGGAAGATATCGAGTAAAAGTATATATTAAGGATTCAACAAACAATATTATTAGTGAAACAAGTGAAGAGATCTTATTTAATGGTTTTAATGAAGGAACTATTTTTAATGATAAAAAATCTATCTCTATTGTAGGGATCAACAAAAAGACTGCTGCAATTAAAAAAATCTTAGAATCCAACTATAATATAGACAGTTTTGTGGATTTGTCAGGGACATATATAGGTGAAACCTTTTTCAATCTTCCAATAAAGTCAATCGATGATTTGTTAGATAATGAAGACATACTGTTGGTTTCTCTGAATAACGATAATTCTAATATTAATTTCCCTATAGAAACTGTACATATGGAAGTAGGGGTAAATGATATTTTAACAAGAACGATGAATAAGATTAGTGCCTTAAATTTGTATAGAATAGCAAAAGCTTGTTATCATGATGGTTTACAAACCGCTGCAAATTTTATTAAAGAGTATATTTTTGTAAAGTATAACTCGTTTATACCATATACTGCAGATATTGGTGAAGGTACGAAACTCGGATATGGCGGTATAGGAGTAGTTATTCACAGTAACGCTAAAATAGGGAAAAATTGTGTTATTTCGCAAAATGTAACAATTGGTTCTAGAGGACTAGACCCAGAGATTGGAGACAATGTGTATATTTCTCCAGGATCTAAATGTATAGGGGGCAAAATAGGGAATAATGTAATAATTGGAGCAAATGCAGTAATTACAAAGGAAATCCCTGATAACTGTGTAGTTGCTGGTGTTCCAGCAAAAATCATTAGCAATGATATAACAAAATACCAAAAGTATTTTAGAAAAAAGTAA
- the tagH gene encoding teichoic acids export ABC transporter ATP-binding subunit TagH gives MKPKIKVKFNNVSKKYNLYKKQSDKLLDMFLAKKRSQSFYALRDISFDVYEGETIGVIGVNGSGKSTLSNLLAQVVPPTSGTIEINGQTSLIAISVGLNNNLSGFENIELKCLMLGMNKSQIKELTPNIIEFADIGDFIYQPVKNYSSGMKSRLGFAISVHTNPDILIVDEALSVGDQTFYEKCLKKINEFKAEGKTIFFISHSISQIRSISDKVLWINHGEIEEFGSVRIVIEKYKKFISWFNELSDLEKKNYKTKNMEKQKMDDLNHLNSEKDQFISRKNIHKSKNDKTSNPFIFAQLSFFTLCTIFSLLFMFIGNPVQIMNKNTTDQSGVKTIDQIEDKKDIIVFEKNGYVIVNNADFYIDEQLTETGFAIPFGSSLEVLGKTDNVYKIRYNDTTGFTSKENIQIGDVKQDNESENIAINEFLSVFPENFKNSYQFYLAQLNLNEEQILEKLSGLTGESVNINGDKTLDYKYDNVQIIIDKETGLTSSIIVDSIQSESDTLNKIKESAQITSKNGDLLFLNLDKYNLTINLINNTIAISLSED, from the coding sequence ATGAAGCCAAAGATTAAAGTTAAATTTAATAATGTTTCAAAGAAATATAACTTATATAAAAAACAATCTGATAAATTATTAGATATGTTTCTTGCCAAAAAAAGGTCTCAGAGTTTTTATGCATTAAGAGATATTTCCTTTGATGTATATGAAGGTGAAACTATTGGTGTTATTGGAGTAAATGGATCAGGTAAATCTACCTTATCAAATTTGCTTGCACAAGTTGTACCACCGACTTCCGGAACAATTGAAATAAATGGACAGACATCACTTATTGCCATATCAGTAGGTTTGAATAATAATTTAAGTGGTTTTGAAAATATTGAATTAAAGTGCTTAATGCTCGGTATGAACAAAAGTCAAATTAAGGAACTAACACCTAATATAATAGAATTTGCAGATATAGGTGATTTCATATATCAGCCAGTAAAAAATTATTCTAGCGGTATGAAATCAAGATTAGGTTTTGCAATTTCAGTACACACAAATCCAGATATCTTAATCGTGGACGAAGCTCTATCTGTAGGTGATCAAACCTTTTATGAAAAATGCCTAAAGAAAATTAATGAATTTAAAGCAGAAGGAAAGACAATATTTTTTATTAGTCATTCAATCTCGCAAATTAGATCGATTTCTGATAAGGTTCTTTGGATAAATCATGGGGAAATTGAAGAGTTCGGTAGTGTTAGAATTGTAATAGAAAAGTATAAGAAATTTATTAGTTGGTTTAATGAATTAAGTGATTTAGAAAAAAAGAACTATAAAACCAAAAACATGGAAAAGCAAAAAATGGATGATTTGAATCATTTGAACAGTGAAAAAGATCAATTCATTAGTAGAAAGAATATTCATAAATCCAAAAATGATAAAACAAGTAATCCATTCATTTTTGCTCAATTATCATTCTTTACTTTGTGTACAATTTTCTCTCTCTTATTTATGTTTATCGGAAATCCTGTACAAATAATGAACAAGAACACAACTGATCAAAGCGGTGTGAAAACGATAGATCAGATTGAAGATAAAAAGGATATAATTGTCTTTGAAAAAAATGGATATGTAATTGTTAACAATGCTGATTTCTATATTGATGAACAGCTTACAGAAACAGGATTTGCGATCCCGTTCGGTAGTTCACTAGAAGTATTGGGGAAAACAGATAATGTTTATAAAATTCGTTATAATGATACGACAGGTTTTACTTCAAAAGAAAACATTCAAATTGGAGACGTAAAACAAGATAACGAAAGCGAAAATATCGCAATCAATGAATTTTTGAGTGTTTTTCCTGAAAATTTTAAAAACTCATATCAGTTTTATTTAGCACAACTAAATTTAAATGAGGAACAAATACTTGAAAAATTAAGTGGGTTGACTGGAGAATCGGTTAATATAAACGGTGATAAGACATTAGATTATAAATATGATAATGTTCAGATCATTATTGATAAAGAGACAGGATTAACCTCTAGTATTATTGTGGATAGTATTCAATCAGAAAGTGATACTCTTAATAAGATCAAGGAATCTGCTCAAATAACTTCTAAAAATGGAGATTTATTGTTTTTAAACTTAGATAAATATAATCTTACAATAAATCTGATAAATAATACTATTGCTATAAGTTTATCTGAAGATTAA